One Malania oleifera isolate guangnan ecotype guangnan chromosome 9, ASM2987363v1, whole genome shotgun sequence DNA segment encodes these proteins:
- the LOC131163920 gene encoding bax inhibitor 1-like: MDAFTSFFDSQSQSASRSGWSYDSLKNFRQISPRVQTHLKQVYLTLCCALIASAVGAYLHIMWNIGGLLTTLACVGSMVWLLSIPPHEEQKRVALLMAAAVFEGASVGPLVDLAIEIDPSILISAFVGSAVAFGCFSAAAMLARRREYLYLGGLLSSGLSILMWLHFASSIFGGSAAIFKFELYFGLLVFVGYMVVDTQDMIEKAHLGDLDYVKHALTLFTDFVAVFVRILIIMLKNSNERTEKKKKRRD; the protein is encoded by the exons ATGGATGCATTCACGTCGTTCTTCGATTCTCAATCTCAATCGGCTTCTCGCTCCGGTTGGAGCTATGATTCTCTCAAGAACTTCCGCCAGATCTCTCCTCGCGTCCAGACCCATCTCAAGCAG GTCTATCTCACCTTATGTTGCGCTCTGATTGCTTCTGCTGTTGGGGCTTATCTCCATATCATGTGGAACATTGGCGGCCTTCTCACTACACTCGCATGTGTTGGAAGCATGGTTTGGCTTCTGTCGATCCCTCCTCATGAAGAG CAAAAGCGGGTTGCTTTGTTAATGGCGGCTGCAGTATTTGAAGGGGCTTCTGTTGGTCCTTTAGTTGATTTGGCTATTGAGATAGATCCAAG CATTTTGATCAGTGCATTTGTTGGGTCTGCGGTGGCCTTTGGTTGTTTCTCGGCGGCAGCAATGTTAGCCAGGCGCAGGGAGTACCTCTACCTAGGAGGCCTCCTGTCCTCTGGTCTCTCAATCctcatgtggttgcactttgcCTCGTCCATCTTTGGGGGATCTGCAGCAATCTTTAAATTCGAG TTATATTTCGGCCTGTTGGTGTTTGTGGGCTACATGGTGGTGGACACCCAGGATATGATTGAGAAAGCTCATCTTGGAGATCTTGACTACGTGAAGCACGCCCTCACCCTTTTCACTGATTTTGTAGCTGTTTTTGTCAGAATCCTCATTATCATG TTGAAGAACTCGAATGAGAGGaccgagaagaagaagaagagaagagattGA